Part of the Quercus lobata isolate SW786 chromosome 6, ValleyOak3.0 Primary Assembly, whole genome shotgun sequence genome, taaacctcaatagatactagctgtcaaGCTTCAAAATCCagtacttcttcacttgtttcttgaatagacttgcatggttttgacacttaatcttgaaaccttgttccttgaagtattaaacacatcctagagctctccaattacaagtaaagtgcgtttgtcaaaggattagccaattctatattgacatatgttcctaacattaaatcacatatgtcctaacattgttccttgaagtattaaacacatcttagatctattCAATTagaagtaaagtgcattttgtcaaaaaattagccaattctacatttacatatgttcctaacatgattcacatatgttctaacaatctcccattttggcaatccatgagaaaatcacaacaaacaaatgaacatataagagaagtcataaatcactcaactcatacttgTTGaacacaataaaatctatcataacacaaactcttgaaaaactttgcaagaagagagttcatgacaaaaaagactttgacaacctgtatttctgaaacactttaaataaaattcatcaCGACATCTTAGTGTGAgacagaaataaaagattgcatacaataaataaaaagtatgtgcataaagagagaaaagaaacaacatatgaagagataggtgaaagaatgtaataacaacctcaatatatatatatatatatattaaaaagaatacaaggtttgctatcacaatgTATCtcaaaagtaaagaaaagaaaagatacaaagagTCTTCACTACAtccttcaaaaagaaaacactcCTCCTAACAAATATATCTCCTATAACTAACTCTCCTACTATGTACATGACTACtttcatatccaaaactacttcctctttttgtcacgaatgacaaatgGTAAGTCACTGAGAAGTagtcatctcatcatcactggaAGAGCTAACATCTTCATCCTCATCAGCAGCACCATCAAAGTCACCATCGTCATCCTCGTCCTCAGAAGCCTcgagagaaggagagggagactctATGAAGCCACCAAGGTGAGCCTGTCGTCGTGCAATATGATTGAGAGGGTGTTTACCTGATACAACTCAGTAgtgagtgtatcaaggcgagtATCCATGCGTTAAAACTGTGCCATGATCGCCTTGAGGGTCACATCACTCGCAGAAGTAGAAGGAGCAGATGTGGATGGAGTGGAAAAAACCAAAGGAGTCGACGTCTCAGTCCATGATCGCTTCGGTCGAAGCTGGGCCTTGCTCTGTCTAACGGTAGTagcgtctatggcacacatCACTAAAACGTAAGGAGACTCGAGATAGGAGATAGACGCATGACGGAGAATCCTCGTGATAGCAGAAgaaaaaatgagcttatcacgagtcGCTGTATCCTTATAGGCATCTATAAGGGAGAGTATGAAGTGAgagggaaaatctatagtgagtCCCTCAAtaagggataacaaaaatcgagcacaagGCTCAGTAATTGAATTATAGTGAGATAAGGGATGtagaacaaatgtcatcaccatatttAGGAACCTCGAACCTATAGTAAAGCTCGAGGAAGGGGTGTTTTGTCGTTCACCCCAAGATAAAGGTCgcgaagctccttggttacaaaatcctataGCGTATAAACGCAGCAGTTTcttgaaaagaaagataaactagggcatatgtttccggtcacaatatgcttgcaaaaaaattttgcattgaGGTGCATCAattgtgacggcccttaaaataatccttatatatgtttagggttgtgagaaaagaaagcctaaacatgtATCCATGGATTGGAGTGAAATTAGAtctaaaaaactgattttcatatatctcgatagataggttatctgTTGAGAGCTATCGAGCATTGAGCTTAAACAgccttttaaatctcgatagatactagttgttgagttttaaaatccagtactttttcacttgattcttggacagatttgcatggctttaacactagaatttgaaaccttgttccttgaagtattaagcACATtttagatctaccaaattataagtaaagtgcgttttgtcaaaggattagccaattctacatttacatatgttcctaacatgattcacatatgtcccaacaatatatacatagtcatggagagagagagagagagagagagagagagagagagagagagagagagagagagagagagagaattcacGAGTACAGCAGCTATGTGTGGAGGTAGTTGAGCTATAGGTAGAAGTTGTCTCTTTGATTCTCTTTGgttagagtttttattttaattggcaaatttttctttaacttgTAATTGGTAAGTTTGTTGTTGGGcttccccccctccccccaaaaatGATTTAAGATCGgcaattattaaattttgttgttggcTTTGCTTTAGAAAAAATTAgatcaataaattttattgttggactttttctttttgtttaaaaggGCAAGGATGTAATTAAGAGAGgccaaatttaattatattgggCTTACTTCAATtacgtaaaaaaaaatttagggtgtttacaattttttttaggatacaCTATTTTAAATATGCTACCACTAGTAGTGGGTTTCCAATAAATATGACACCTCACGAGAGGTGAGTTTTCATGCAACTACTTGCTAAGATTCCAAAAGTAATCTACAAGGCatatttttaaagagaaaaaaaaaagattatgttaatatttagagaaatgatatatctGAAATCTACATGTACTTTATTTAAAAACGTGTTAGTTGTATCTTATGACTCACAAAACTAGATATCTTAAATTTCGTTCATCTGCTAATCTAACTCATTATATGTTATGTTTTCTTGTGCTATGTGATTGGCAGCCGCACTACATATAAATCTGAATGTGACTTTATACAAGGAATTGTTAAAGAAATATCAAGTGCTACATTTAATCGGAGACCATTATATGATGCTGAATACCTGGTTGGAATAGATTCTCGTGTAGCGTACATAAAGTCACTTTTAAATATTAAGTCAAATGAAGTTCCCATTTTAGGGATTCATGGACTTCCTGGAGTAGGTAAGACTACAATTGCAAATGCTGTTTATTGCAAAATTGCTTATCAATTTGAAGGAAGCTGTTTTTTGGAGAAGGTTAGAGAAAAGTCTATAAATTGTGGCATGATACAACTACAAGAGAAACTTCTTTCTAAGATCTTACAAGATAACTATTTGAAGGTAGACAGTGAATTCGAAGGAACCAATTTGATAAAGAagagaatttgttgtaaaaaggTTCTTTTAGTTCTCGATGATGTGGATAATTCAGTGCAAATAGAAAAATTGCTTGGAAAATGTGACTGGTTTGCTTCAGGGAGTATAGTCATTATAACAACAAGAGACAAACATGTGCTATCCACTCTTCCAAAAGGTCATCTAATTTACAaggtcaaagaacttggtccATGTGAAGCTCGTGATCTTTTTAATATGCATGCCTTCCGCACAAATGAGCCCAAGGAAGATtattcaaaacttgcaaagctGATTCTATCTTATGCTAAAGGACTTCCACTAGCTCTAAAAGTAATGGGTTCTGCTTTGTGTGGAAAAAGTATAGATGAATGGAGTAATGCATTTGAAATGTATAAGAACATTCAACatgaaaaaattcaagagatactcaaaataagttttattggattggataaaaatgaaaaacatatttttcttgatattgcatgtttctttaaGGGATTCAGCAAGGATTATGTTGTAAAGATATTAGATGCTTGCGACTTATATCCAAAATTTGGTATTGGAAAGCTTATTGATAAATGTCTCATAATCGATGAAGATGGCACATTGTGGATGCATGACTTGCTACAACAAATGGGTAGAGAAATAGCTCAAGAAGAATTTGAAAGGCTTGAAAATCACAGCAGAATATGGTGTCATGAGGATGcttataaattattaactagAAATAAGGTATAAGTTCTTTTGCttaaccttttatttttcatttattttttccttttcaatattgaagaaaaaaaaaaaatatatatatatatatattgtttaaagtttctaaaataattataCTTTTGTCGGATTTTGTTATGAACTGCAACTAATTCTTTGTCTTATCTAGGGGTCGGATAAAATTCGAGGGATAATGTGGTGCGAACCTGAACCAATAACAGTATCATTAAAAGCTTCAGCTTTCGAAAAGATggaaaatctcaaatttcttattgtTGAGAATGTACAAATTTCCCAAGAACTTGAATATCTTTCCAATGAATTAAGATTGTTTAAATGGTCAGGATATAATTTTTCCTTGCCATCCAAATTTTGTCCTAAAAAACTTGTTGGACTGGAGGTGTCGAGTAGTTGCATTGGGTTAGAGAAATTATTCGAGCAGGTATGAGTTTTTTATTTGTGAATCTTCATTTCactaaatgttatttttaaaattagatgaaacgattttattttattattattatttttttaggggTGCAATTACAAATATTTGAAAAGTATCTATTTGGAGGATTGTCAATCCATCACAAGATTACCTGACTTATGCGCTCCAAACTTAGAGACATTGGACATTTCTTATTGTGACAATTTAATTGAGATTCATGACTCTATTGGACTTCTTGATAAGCTTGAATGTTTGTCCCTCTGTTACTGCATGAAACTTCAGATTCTTCCGGGCACCCTCAAGTTGAATAAAAGTTTCTTTCTAGATAACTGCCCAAGGCTTGAGAAGTTTCCCAATGTTCACCCTGAAATGAAATGTTTAGATTTCTGTGTGAATGAAAGTAATATCAGAGAATGGCCTTTATCACTAAGATATCTCACCGAAGGGATTATCCAATTAGAGATACAGCGATGTGAAAACCTTGGGAAGTTTTGGGATAGCACCAATAAATTGCAACTGCTTGAGGAAACAGATACCCCTATTCACAACTGCTTTGTTATTAATCCGGATGAATGTGGAGATCTGACACTCGAATGCTATAGagaaattttaattgatttagaTTTTTGTATGAAGAATGATTTCTTCCCGGCATTGAGATATGTAACTATAGAGGACTCCAATATTGTTAGTATCCCCGAAGGCATTTCTAGATTATCTAGATTAGAATATATTCACATACGTAACTGTAAGGAGCTTCGGGAAATTCAAATTCCAAGGCTTCCACAATCTATTAGATGTGTGAGAATAGAAAAATGCCCATCGTTGCTTCCACAATCATCAAGTAGATTATTGAATCAGGTGAGGTCTCTCTCTTTGATAATTAAGTAGtaaagatacaatttttttgttaacttctttcacaaacttcaatttcttgtttttgtttaatgCAAGCAGTTTGGAAAAATTCTAGAGATTCTACCGAATAGAGTCCGTGAAGGTGCAAGAAGCGACATATTAATGGATCTCTTTGACGACTCTGAATCTGACTCTGACTCTGATTCTGAAACTAAGAAGTATTACATTTTTCTACCAGGAACTGAGATTCCAAAGTCGCTTAAATTCAACCATCAGAGTTTTGGAAATTCCATATCATTCAAGGTTGGTTGCAAATTTCCAAAATTGGCCGTCTGTGTTGCTCTTCGTTCTAGGGGAGACGCTTGGGTTAGCGTTTTCGTCAATGGTTGTCAGCAGTATAGCTGTTGGACAAGCACAGAAGGAAGCTACGGGGAACTGTGGTTAGGTTATGTATCTCTAGGgcagttgaataaaccaaatcCATCTGAACAGAATCGGGTGGAGGTTAAGGTTGaaattggttttggttttgtaaaaTGGTTGGGGGTGAATGTAGAATGCATCTGCTGTCCTCAGAAATCAGATATTACTTACTTGCCGCTTCCGAGTGACAGGAATGGTTGTGGGTCATCCTCAGTTTTGAATGACACTGAGCTCCCGCCTTTTCAACCTGTTTTCCCCATTTCTAATGGGTTTGAACCTGGTTTGAAGGGCTTTCTTGGTGATTTGAATTTGTCATTAGCGGCCCCTAATAACTCTGAACTCCTTGCATTGTTACCTGGTCCAAATATGGATCATGAGGTTTCCAATACCGTAAATGATTTGGGGCTTTTGAAGGGCATTCATAACGATGGGTGCGATTTGAGTTTGTCACTAAATGATTCAAATGAAAGAGAAAGTGAGCCTCCTGTGTTCCCTGATTTGACAAATGGGTTTGACTTTGGCTTTGCCCAGCCCAATTTGGAGTTAGGCTCAGGTGTTAGTAGTGGGTTTCATTTGGGTTCGTCTTCAATGGCCCATGCCAGTGTAAATGATGACTCTGATTTCTATATGGGTTCGTCTTCAATGGCCCATGACTGTTTAAATGATGACTCTGATTTCAATATGGGTCCACCACCGAAGAAAGCGAGGACATCTTGATCAGACTTCAAGGAATTATGCCTCTCTTTGTTTCCTTGATTCCCATCTGCTCCAACGCCAAGTTAGTCCCCTTCACTAGTAAGTATTACAACTCCAaaccctctctttttttggttgtttgaatGGTAATGTTTTTGATATACAAGGAGTGCTTGCTTTGTTTGTTGGACATATATACATAAATGAAGTGCTGTTATGGTCTTTTGCttttattcaagtttttgttgtgttttgcaCGCTTGAATATTCTATTGAGTAATAGCTTACGGCCCTTGTAGTCGTGTGGTATTTGTTTTCCTTAAAAGCGGTTTATAAAGTAAAAGGTGTGATTTTGGAGTGAAAGTTGCTACGTTATTGAGATTGTAGCATGCTATGTCTGTTTTATTAAGTAATCGCAATAGAAAAATTCCAAGAGCAAATTTGCAGTttaacaaagaacaatttgctTATTCATTGAACTGTTGTGTGACATAATTAAATTCTGCAGCTTGGAAACAATTAAGCATCGGAATTTCTGAGGACTTCATCAAATGATTGGTCTGCATGACAGTGGACTTGCAGCTGTAGCAAGTGATTCTATTCAATGCTTCCGGTCATCATTTCATAATTGGCTCATATAACTTCTTTGCTGGTTAACCTCTACTCAATAATAGTTTGTGATCAACAtgtaaatatttcaaaattgattttgatttcagAGTAAACCTGATTATCTTGTACTGCCAGGAACTGAGATTCCGAAGTTGTTAAAATTCAACCATCAGAGTTCTGGAAATTCCATATCATTTGGGTTGGTTGCTATAGATTTTGGAAATTCAACCATCATAATTGGCCATCTGTATTGCTTTTCATTCAGCTGAAGCACATATGTGCAGAATTTTTCATGTTCACTTTTCCATCAATGgttgtaaataaaaaaaccaattatCTAAAGTACAGGAGAAAGCTATGAGGAACTGTGGTTATTTTCTAAATCTCTTGGgcaattgaataaaccaaatcTATCTGAACAGAATAAGGTTGAGGTTGAGACTGGGCTAAAGATGAAGCTTCTCTTAACTCTTGCTACCTTCATCATCCTTCTTCAATCTCTTCATCTTCATTTTGCAAACAACACATAATTATGATGTAAAAGAATATCCCTAAAGACATAGTGGCACCATTCTCTACCAAGGTGTGCCTCCTTTAGTTACATATTTgggtgcctctctctctctcttcattcaTTAGGGAATCATGAATTTTAAtgcaattataaattataaaataagtatttaatttcttttattcatttattgtaATGCAGTTACCTGGCCTTGTTGCTGTGAAGTAATTGGTGGTGCCCAAGATATCTTTCCACCTTGcaatttggttttcttttattatgaTATTTGTCATTTATTGATCATATTTGTCTGCTTCTGGTGCATAACGTTTGCTTAGCTTAACATCAATCAAGTGCCAAGTAAGGTTACCTTCAATGTTTTGGAATGGCTCAAGACCTCTGTTGTTAACAGTAAGGCCCAATTTCTTCCTTTCTTGATTTTATGTTTGGGTTATGTACCATATCCTTAGATATtcaatttggttttttgtttttcatgtccatttttttgttgctttggTGAAGGCATATTAATATTGGGATATACTAGAATCTATGATGGTTTTTATAACATATATTTGCTATGAATGCTGAATCCGTGTATTATTACTTTTAGACCGAAAAACGAAAATCTTGAGTTCAATTTGAATGAAGATTCAAGATGATATTGAGGTttccataaataaatttttttttttttttaaaaagagatgaTATTAAGGTTATATATAGAAGCTGGGTGACCTGTAAATCAACTTGAAGGAATAGACTTAAATAAGATTCTTATTATTTCCAATCTTCAGGTTTTGATATATGAATGTGGAGTGAAGGTATAGAGAATCACTGTATTATGTCATAAAGAAAGCTACCCTaacttcatttattattttcagtacTACTAGCTTCCAAGCCGTGAACTCTAAGTCTTAGATATCCCAGAATATTTCCTCCCTGCTCACTTACAGTTTTTCAACTAAGGGagataaatttgtaaaataaaagccCACAATTTAAAACCTCCCCTAAACCCACGTTCTCAGTAGTTTACAACCTCATCATCTCTTATcctttttgaaattgaaatagaCGCAATCTCTTTTCTCTTAGCTCTTATCTTCTTGAAATTGAAACAGATGCAATCCATTATGTGAAACTTTTAAACATCTCATGAATTTTACAAACTCTGGGAGTTTCACAACAGCATGAGAAAATTTTCCACAATCAATGACTCAGAcggtatttatttttttgggttttttgggggggggggggggttggtttGATACTATTGTTTTTGGCTGCTTTCATTTTATACTGGTATTATTTTAACAGTTATTAGCAGCTCaatactttttttccccttttttgcattagatacaaactttttttgggttgaatttgTTTGATACAATTGCATCAGGTACTACATTCCTTTaacatttattaaattattgttcttttttaaataaatttatgaaagtATCAGGCAATTTATAATCAAACGGAACACTAATGGGGGTGAGAATTTTTAGGAGGTGGTACACGGTTTTTTAGTGTTGCTACTTCAAGAGTAAGGTGAACAAGGATAGGACCTTGCTCCAAATATTTATCAAGAATGTGGGAAATAGTCAAACTTTATAACATCAGCAAACTCAATTCACTACAGATTTTCAGTGCACAATAGTCAATCCAAAGGTATGTTCCTTGCAATTTAAATTCTTAATACAGAACCTGATTCCATtatgtgaaatttaaacatctCACACTTCCTTATTCTTCATATTGAGCAGAGCAATCACCACTGGGAGTTTCAGCAAAAGGTACATTCAAcgaaatttaatgaaaaataccaTGTCATTAGTCAAAAGGTATATTCTATCAAgttttcttcattctcttaCATATTTGATTTATGattggatttatttatttttttaaatgcaacagAGATACAATCGGGTTACATTTTGTCAACAATGGTTCCACTTTCTGCTCTCTGCCAGATCCCAACGCCAAGAATGTAATTTTGTCATCTTTTTAGGTTTTCAAATAATGTcattgatttaaaatatttatttggttttcGGTTGTATCTATAGTTGTGCTAAGGTTTTCAGTAGTATCTCAAATTGGAAAGTATGGAAAATTATGACTCtaaatccaaaaagaaaaagccttAGAGCATACGTGAAGTACATGTGATGTGGctacttattattattcttttttaacaGGAGTCAGTAAGTAATTGCTTAATTTCCTTCAATGTTTGATTTCATTTAAGGTGTAGTTACATTTTCCCTTctaattaaagaataataaataatgaattgaGCCATGCAATGAGTAGTATGTAATGAGATTAATTcatatttagaagaaaatgctAAACTTTGCAGTTCTGTTGTAAATCAGATTGGCAGTAAATATGAACTAGATTTCCTAAAGTGAAGTGGTAGAAATTGATCTTGCATTCATATATTAGGTGTCTCAGGTTCAATTCTTAGACACTAATATACCTTAGATCTATAAAGGCAAGCTGAATCAAGTAATGCATACTGTGATAAATTCTTGAAAGGTCCTATTAGTCTAAaggattatttttgttgtttctttttttggttttagtttGTCATGTTCAAGGGAGTTTAAAACCTCTGAGGCATCACTGTACAAGTTGTTTTGCAGATCCCCTGTTTTAGTGATGTTCTGGTGAATATTCAGGAATGGGAGGATCAGCACATACTCTACTTTGAAAATCTCTTTAACCAATTTTGCCTTCCATTTGATAATCACACAACCATGTGACTGGTTTAAATGACTTAATAGATTATGTGATTAAGAATACATGGATAGCCATCTAAATGGCTAGATAATGGATAGGAGGAGATTCCTCCAAACTGGCTTTGTCCCTTAATAATATAGTGCAATTTTTCGGTTCTCTGTATCTGTTTGTACTAATATGATTTTCTCATGCAATTTCAGACATTACTGCAGGATGGGCACCACCGCTGAAAAATGTAAGTTTTTGAATCTTTATGGTTTGTGCCATGTAACATGGCACTGATCTCAATTCTTCACTTGTGCACAAAATTTCATGGTCTTCTTGTTGTATGTAATCTATGTGCAAACGAGATATCTTGGAGCTACCTTTTTCCCAGCACATCTGTCTCATTTACTGTTATGATTGCTTTAGATGAGGAATTTGGGAAATGAAGATTTTTAAGCTTAACCCATGTCAATGGGAGTTAACGGAGAACTCATTCATTTCTGAATGTCCTTCATAGTATACTTGGTGAATTTCATACCTGTCTGGGGGAGAAATGAGTCAAACAATCAAAAAGTGTCAGATTGTCACATCTCATATGGAGGAACTGGGCTCTTAAATACAGTAGATCTCATGATTAAATATATGCATTTGTATACTTTCAGATAAAGACATCAAGTTGTAATTTTATCTCTTTACTCGTATTATGTTATTTATTCTGATAATATGTAGTTTGGCTAGAGGAAGTTTGGATATAACCCAGGGTGTATTGCGATAAAATCAGTTTGATGCACCATATTATCTGTCTGTAATTGACATTTTCATTGATGATCCCTATTAGCCTTTTTACTACTTGTTTACATGGATAATTAGTTTACTCAGTAAATTTACTCCATATCTTCAGTTTGAATGATTTTGGTTCTTGTTAACCCTTTTGCAGGGTGCTTCAAGTTGACAACCTCAAATCCAAAAACGGCAAAccaaaatattcatttttatggGGTTATGCTTTTTGTAAGTAATTGCCCATCTTGTCTTTAGATAAAAGGttgaacattaattttttagatgGTTCAGTGTGACTTGTTGTTTCTTGAAACAAGAATACATACATACTTATTTGGAGAACAATATTTACAATCTCCTGAGTTTTTATTCAGCATTAACAGTGATCCAAGTATTAACAAATGTATATCTTGTCCTTTAGGgaattttatgtgaaaaaatatCTCTCTTTCATCTATTGAGAAAACCCTTAGTTATCTTCATCAAAGATTATTTAGTTGGAATGCTTTTCAACCAATTCATTTGAAGATGTGTTTAAAACTATTTGCTTACCAGTGAttgacaaaataatattttcttgaataatCTTGTTCTAATCAAAATTTAGGGGGCAACTTGGCAAGGGATGGGGCTGTAGTTTAAAGCTTTGTACACCCCATTATTCTCTTGGTTGTATAAAAAGCTCAATTAATCCCCAAATGAGTGTTTGTTTGCTCGTCACTTGTTAAATGACTGGCTTAGGTGTTATGACATAGGACAAAACCAAAACTTGATaccacaaaaattgaaaaatggaAACAATAAAGATCACCTAGGAGTCAGCGCCTAGTATTGTTTGGAGTCAACACCGAGCGAGATAGAAAACCTAGGAGTTAGCATCTAAGCATTGGTGGGAGTCAACACTAAACCATTGAAAAATTCCCAAGAGAAATTGTTATTAATCAAGCAAATTGTAAATTGTCTCCAAAGGCGTAAAATATAGATTActatgacaaaaaaataattctattaGACTTCTGAAACCTGATTCTAGTTGATTTGGGAAATCCCAATGATTGATTCATAAAAATAACCTTGACTctaggaaataaataaaataacccAATTAACTTCTaagacttaaaataaaatacaattgacttccaaaaataaataaaaataaatatttctttgTGCTTTATGCACTATGATCTTTCGTCTTTACCTCAGATTTGGTGCAAGTTATTGTTACCAGTACATATGCATTTATGACTGCTTTGAAAGCCAATGAACAGTAAATTCATTCACTTGGAATTAGCATTTGACTTTGCAATAGAATTTGTAACCAGCACATGGTTTATAATTTGGATTTCTGCTTATTGTTTTTTTCATTGCATCTGAACAGCTTGCAACTTTTTTCTTATAGCTTGTTTATATGTTGGAGAATGTAATTGATCCTTGTAAATGACCAAATTTAACATCATTTTATCATATAATCATATGCTAAATTGTCTTTTCAAGTGCTATTACTATGAGTCATTTATCGGTTTTTGATCCTCTATGCATTAACTATTATTTTGAGGGAATATCACACACATTACAATAATTTAATGGGATCAAGGTGGCTCTATTTAATTGAGGGCATCTATGtgtaaatttgattttaatgttTGAATCTTTCAGGTACCAAGAGAGTGCAATTAAAGGAGCCAATTGTAGCAGTTCAAAGAGTTTCTTTGCTGATTTTTAGATGGATGGTGGTGTAGGTCTTTTAGCGGTTCAAAGAATTTCTTTGTTGATTAGTTTCATCACAACTTTTCACTTTAGATTTCTTTGGTAATCCTATCCATGACCTTCATTTGGCATCCTGACAAGAGAGTATTGTTTACCATGTCATTTACATGGTGGTGTTGGTTGATATTTTTTGAGAGGATtatgatgtatttatttttggtggATCATGTTTCTTCCttcatttaagtttttctttgtaatgtgttatgtctctctctttttgtatttaatcttttttttccctaggaGGACTTGGTGAGGA contains:
- the LOC115994256 gene encoding TMV resistance protein N-like is translated as MVVLTNEGASSSSSTCRWKYDVFLSFRGEDTRTGFTTYLYKALEQKGINTFMDDKLPRGEEISAELLKTIEESMILVIVFSKNYAESKWCLNELVKIVECSENKQMVLLLPIFYNVEPREVRNQLGNFGIALANHEKEFKDNMGKMPRWREALSKAASVSGWHYEEGRTTYKSECDFIQGIVKEISSATFNRRPLYDAEYLVGIDSRVAYIKSLLNIKSNEVPILGIHGLPGVGKTTIANAVYCKIAYQFEGSCFLEKVREKSINCGMIQLQEKLLSKILQDNYLKVDSEFEGTNLIKKRICCKKVLLVLDDVDNSVQIEKLLGKCDWFASGSIVIITTRDKHVLSTLPKGHLIYKVKELGPCEARDLFNMHAFRTNEPKEDYSKLAKLILSYAKGLPLALKVMGSALCGKSIDEWSNAFEMYKNIQHEKIQEILKISFIGLDKNEKHIFLDIACFFKGFSKDYVVKILDACDLYPKFGIGKLIDKCLIIDEDGTLWMHDLLQQMGREIAQEEFERLENHSRIWCHEDAYKLLTRNKGSDKIRGIMWCEPEPITVSLKASAFEKMENLKFLIVENVQISQELEYLSNELRLFKWSGYNFSLPSKFCPKKLVGLEVSSSCIGLEKLFEQGCNYKYLKSIYLEDCQSITRLPDLCAPNLETLDISYCDNLIEIHDSIGLLDKLECLSLCYCMKLQILPGTLKLNKSFFLDNCPRLEKFPNVHPEMKCLDFCVNESNIREWPLSLRYLTEGIIQLEIQRCENLGKFWDSTNKLQLLEETDTPIHNCFVINPDECGDLTLECYREILIDLDFCMKNDFFPALRYVTIEDSNIVSIPEGISRLSRLEYIHIRNCKELREIQIPRLPQSIRCVRIEKCPSLLPQSSSRLLNQFGKILEILPNRVREGARSDILMDLFDDSESDSDSDSETKKYYIFLPGTEIPKSLKFNHQSFGNSISFKVGCKFPKLAVCVALRSRGDAWVSVFVNGCQQYSCWTSTEGSYGELWLGYVSLGQLNKPNPSEQNRVEVKVEIGFGFVKWLGVNVECICCPQKSDITYLPLPSDRNGCGSSSVLNDTELPPFQPVFPISNGFEPGLKGFLGDLNLSLAAPNNSELLALLPGPNMDHEVSNTVNDLGLLKGIHNDGCDLSLSLNDSNERESEPPVFPDLTNGFDFGFAQPNLELGSGVSSGFHLGSSSMAHASVNDDSDFYMGSSSMAHDCLNDDSDFNMGPPPKKARTS